Part of the Vulpes vulpes isolate BD-2025 chromosome 13, VulVul3, whole genome shotgun sequence genome, TTTGATTCTGGACTATAAtctggacctttttttttttttttccagtggaggGAAAATATAAAGGAATCGTAAGACAACTGGAAAAAACCAATGTGGTCTAGAGACTAGATAACAACATGGtatcaaaattaatttcctgATTTCAGTAACTGAACCGtggttatataaaataatgccctcagggcactgggtggctcagtggttgagcatctgcctttggctcaggtcgtgatcccagggtcctgggattgagtcatgcatcaggctccccatagggtaGAAGcagggtacctgcttctccctctgcctatgtctctgcctctctgtctctcatgaataaataaataaaatcttaaagaaaaaaaaaaaagacaatgtgctTTTTCTTAGGAAACATATCCTGAGCATTTGAGGATAAAGAGACATCTCTTTTGtaacttactttcaaatggttTAGCAAaaaagtgtatgtatatatactcagagaaaaagagaaagaaatagaataaggGTAGGTAAAATAACTGGGGGATGTATGAAAGATACATAAGTTCTTTGTATTATTCCTGAAACTTTTCTGTATGtctgaattcaaaataaaaaaatcatagaataaatgtaaatataatataaaaaacttattgcaatgaaaaagaaaaggtatgaaatatttcaaaagttgaaaaataaaaaaaaaaaatttaaaaaggaacacgGTCCCCTCTCCTCCCAATAGTCCAAGCTACCTGCAAATCACAGTGCATTAAACTTCCTCTAGCCCTCAGATTTATTAAGACTTACGATCCTCTGCATCTACTTTCTCCTCATTTGTTGAAAGTTGAGATTCATACTTGGACAGCTGCTTCTTAATCTCCACATCATCATCAGTTTCAGgttttttctgattctaaaatgACAAGGGAAAGCAACACTTTAAAATCATTGATATGTTTATGTGTACAACTGTAAACAAAGAGCTAAGCAAAAGATCCAGAGAAAGACAACAGAGTAACAAACCTTTATTGGGATGAAAATCATCCAAGGGCAGGCAGGGCCTGTAGTTAATTTACACAGCACCTCATCCTATGTTTTAGGCATAAAAACTGCTCAGGAAGGTGAAGCATCAAGGCTTTAGTATTAAGAAATGTTGCAATATCTAACATATTCATCTTTTTCAATGTCCCCTACGTCATCTACTTTAAGTGTGCTCTGGGAGCCTGTTAGAAATGAACAATCTTGGGCCACACCTCAGACCTAATGAATTAGCACAGGGATTTTAATTAGATGCCTGGATGATtcatatgcatattaaaattgAACTCTGCCGCAGGTTATCAATTTAGAACCAACTAGAGATATTTTCTGCAGCATTTAGTGACCTGCTAACCAATTGCTTGGTTCTTTCCATCCCTCTTTTGGACACTGAAACCCAATCTTTGCATACTTTTTATAACCTAAAACTATACCCTGACACTGATTAGGTGTTTGctattaaaactaaaatactttTCCTATAATAAAAGACCATTaacaagctttctttttttaaacaaatctcgACTAGTTAGCCTCAAATTTATCACTAGGTTTTTTAACCACCTCAATACCATGCTTGAGATACAGTCCTTATCTCTGAGCCCAAGCATAAAGGTCACCGTTTGAACAATGGTGCCTGTGCATGATTTACTTACACaaaaaataatactcaaaatGATGAAAAGGGTCACACaagtaatatatttcttattggCAGTACTtttcaattacttaaaaaatcaCCACCAGacccaagatttcattctagCTCTGATAGCACATAAAATATCTGACCATTCTTAGATTATAAGAGATCTTAAAGGCAAGCACATGGACACATCTCTATACCTACTCCTAGCTTAGTTCCTTAAACAGAGAAAGTACTTCAATACTTATGACAATAAATTcaggatatattttatatcactTCAGTTAACACTTTCTTTCTTGTTGGGCAAGGACTCTCCCTAGCACTTATAGCTTAaccaattctttcattttataagtaTTGGGGATCTATATTGTTCCCTCTGCTGAGTACTGGCAATATAATGTAGAACAGGATACACATACTGTCCGTTTTCATGAAGATTATCATCCACAGGGAGGGAGGCTTTACAGatataatgattaaataattctttgattgttattttcagtatgttttacaaagtaaaaacacATAGTGCTATGAGAGTGTGTATAACAAGACCTAACTAAGTCCCAGGACAGGATTCCTTGAGAAAGTGATCCTTACACCAAGACCTAGAGATAAGCAGGAGTTTGTGGGGGAGGGTAGGGTGGGTGGTAGAGAGGTGGGTCCCAGGTAGGGAGAATAGCACATTGGAAGGCCCTTAATATGATGGGGCCAGTCACACCCCAGAAATGAAAGGAGTGCAAGGTGGTTGGGGCTTAGTAGGTCAGAGACGGGGCTAGAGGCCAGGTGGCAGAAGAAGACTGAGACAAAGCAAACTAAGTTAAAAGTGTGGACTTTGtgctataaatatcaggaagTTGCTGAAGGAAGGATTTTCAATGGTAGGATACAACTTCATCagatttccttttaaagaaatcattttgctcttctctgaactgggagaagaaaacaataaaacactgtAGACAGGACAGCTGGAAGGGGCTGCTATCACCCAGGTAGGAGATAAGCATGGCTTAGACTAGAATGATAGCAAGAACGGAGAGAAATGGAAAGGCTCTGGACGTATTCACTAAAACTAGCTTGGATATGAGGACAAGGGAGATATCATAGATGACTTGAGCTTCCAAGTGTGAGCAATAACCTTCACTGGtagaaaaaaagcttttgagGCTGAACTTATTATAAAAGTCCAACTATCTATATCAAGTATGAGATGTAACCCTAATTTGAATATAGAGATTTCAGATTGACATAAATGGTATGATACATGGAATCTCTTAGAGGTACAGAATAGATATCTTAAGGGAAATCCTAGGTACTGTTACGAGGCTGAAGAAGTTTTCAACACTCACCATATAAGGAagagtttttgttctttttgagagaacaaatgtaatttaaaattgttGAATGAGTAATGCTAAGATCTGGACACCTCTAACAAAAGATAAACTCAATATATTctaaaaaggaagagaacaagTAACATTTGCAAAACTCCTGTGGGAAGTCTGTATAGAAACTATGCTTACTTGCCATTTAATGTTTcttatatattcaacaaatatttgttaactaTCTATCATGTGCCAGATGCTACTCTAGGCATTTGGAGATGTAGTAGAGGTCCTGGCTCTTAGGAGCTTATATTCCagccaaaattattttagaaaagagatcATCAAACCTCTTTGACGATAAGTCAAAGTATGCATATATAGTAAAACATACTGTATTATTACTGCTGCCTTTAAAAACACTGGTCATGACAGAAGAATGATTTCACAACTAAGTTATAACCCAGagtttgaaaaaaattgttctgTATTAAATAATAGAGTCTGCTTCTTAAGAGCTTAAGAAAAGCTATCTTAaggtaaaatttgaaaaataaattgaaatgacCATGTTAAAGAAATGATGGCATGTGAACTAGAGATACAGTAAAACAAACGAATCTCCAAACCTCcaccaaaagaaaactaaaaaggatcatttgtttttttaaggaaagaattcCAGAGAATGTAAACAAGTAGGATATATCCTCAAATCAGTCCAAGTGAAGCAACTGGGATGATGGGAACATGGAAGATGACTCCTTAGATTAAGAATGAATaaagtagggcacctgggtggctcagtcagtaaagcatctgcctttggctcaggtcatgagctcagggtcctgggatcagtcccctgttgggctccctgctcagcaaggaatctgcttctccctctgcccctacccctgttcatgctctttctctctcacaaaaataaatttaaaagatcttaaaaagaaaaaaaagaatgttattctTATTTCACTTCTTTCCTCTAACTTTAGGTTCAGAAAAGAGAAGGTTCAAAATTTGTAACTTGAGGTTTTAGTGAATGTCAAATCCTTAAGGGCAAATATTCATAGGATGGAGAAGGAGGCAACTCTCCTGTTCGCACATGCACTTGTTTCTCACggtgagctctgtgctcaggaagAACCAACTACGTTTGTTTTCAAACCCCTTCAGGCCAGTTAGGCTTGTTTATTGTAATTGCACAATTTAATTACACATGAACAGTGAAATGATGGTGAGAATAGTTGTTTCTATGAAAACTTAAgctgaatgctttttttttttttatgatagtcacagagagagagagagagagaggcagagacacaggcggagggagaagcaggctccatgcaccgggagcccgatgtgggattcgatcccgggtctccaggatcgcgccctgggccaaaggcaggcgccaaaccgctgcgccacccagggatcccaagctgaATGCTTTTGAAAGATTCAAAGACAAGCTGttgtataaaatttataaagccTAGATTCTACTCTCAAATAGCTTTCCAAGTGTGTAACCTCTTGTTCAACTTGAGAGAAACCAAAATTGAAGATTGTAGATGAAGGAGCATGgctacagaaaagaaatgatcatACATAACTCTGAGTCAGAGAAAATCTTGGTCACCATCAAATGACCAGAATATGAAtgtacaaatgttttattttttttttttttaattttttttttttttaattttatttatttatgataggcacacagtgagagagagagaagcagagacataggcagagggagaagcaggctccgtgcaccgggagcccgacgtgggattcgatcccgggtctccaggatcgcgccccgggccaaaggcaggcgccaaaccgctgcgccacccagggatcccctgtacaaatgttttaaattaaaatgtctaaGATGTGTACATATCCTTTTTAAGAATTCCCATTAGGACAGTCTTTTGATTGGCTTGCCTGGTCACATCAGTTCAAAAGGGGGCAGATATTCATAGGAGACTCATggggtgtttttaaaatttttaaaaattttttaattttaattattttttcatggggTGTTTTTACCAGAAATAAAGAGCCCATGGTTTGGCTTCATACTATTTTCTGGCAGCAATTTGCTAAGGATAAGACTTTGAAAGTCACAAACCTTCTGAAAGACAACAGAATATTCAGCTACTGGGTGAAACATTAAAGTTAAGCACAAATAATAACaaattgttattaataataacaaaaatagttaTTCATAACTACCAATAAATACCAACAAGGTATCCacaatacttctttaaaaaaacaaaacacatagggacacttgggtggctcagttaagtgtccaactcttgatctcagctcaggtcttgatctcagtgtcgtgagttcaagcctcatgttaggCTCCACCCTGGGGATGGAgcctatttaagaaaaaataaaaaacaacaacaaaaaaaactccaCTCAAACAAAAATACCCACAACACTTTACTGAGGGGCGACTGACAAAAAAAGGTATACAtacttaatgtgtgtgtgtatatatatatatatatacacatatatatacacacacacatatatcaatgAATTTGGGTATATATACCCAAGAAACCATCGCCACCATCAAGGCCATAATCATGATGCTTCAGACTTTGAGGACTCTGCTTGTGCCTTGTTTGTTCTTACACAGATGTTTATCCTTTGCCATTCTTAGCCTCTCAAGAGTCTGAAAGGAATACTGAAAATAGAGAACTCCAGGATTATCGAGATAGAGAACAGCTCTCCATGAATGCCTCTGGGAACAAAATTATCTCAGGGTACTGAAACCTTCTTGGATGAAGATCATACCACTGGACAAACTCAGCTAACAGTCTAGTTAGAATACCATTCACGTAAATGTCTGATGCATAGAAGTACACAGtactttttcttacctttttctttttatctttaaattgttTGATCAACGTGAGTACATGTTCAAcaagaaacatgaaatataaGCCACCCAGAGCTGTGAGACCCTTCCATGTGGAATCAAAATAGGTACTTTCTTCTATGTTTTGAGAAGACAGATGACTGAAAAGTGGCCCTCTCTTCATTTCCATTGCAGATTCTTCATGGCTGTGACTATGGTGGTGGCTTGCGTGAGACTACAGGAAAAACAGTATGTGTTTCATAAATTCATTAGTTTTATACATGTCAGAATAATTGGGTAAGCAATAAGTCAAATATGAAACCATTCGGAATTAGGCAATTAATGGGATACTTCAGTGCGGAGGGCAAgtttaatacattaaaatgacTCGTGCTGCTAGCTTAACGTATCAAGTGCTAAGGCACTTAATGGCATGCATTTGTTTAGTGTGAAGCCAGATATGTTCCCTAATGACTCTCACACAGGTAGTGAGTATTTTCAATGTTTGAAAAGTTAACACGGCCACAAGTAACAGGGAACTGCCAGACTTAATAGGCATACAGGGTTTACTGTTTATACTCCAAAATGAAAAAGCCCATATTAGTCCTGTCACTGTGCTTACAAGATGCTGAATCTGTGCCCTGGGCCCTGGCAGGTATCTGAGGTCAGGTACACCACCCCAGCTGTCAACGGGGGAACTAACACTATGGCATGTCAGGGAAGGGGACGTGGAGCACACCAACAGGATTGAGATAGGGGTGGCTACAGGATACACTCTACACCGGCTGGTTGATGCAGCAGGTGTTCCTGAATACCAGTGGGGCCCAAGGAGCTTATCATGGCAAAACATTTTTTCACTACAGAATGGAACATGATGAGATATGAAGTGCTCGAAGAATGATTTCTTTTCCCCACTTACCTGTAAACCTTTAAGGGAAACTTAAAAGATGAGATCTAAATACTTGATCTGAGGTTTTTAATGGGGCTCTTAAATAAACTTTACTCAAGTTATTTTAGAATTTACTCATGTCAATGAGTGTGAACCTCTAGTTACACACATAAATCCAACTCTACAGGAAAACTCATTTCTTGAGTAGAgaatcagtttttatttctgcGGCAATTACACTAATATAAGCAGATAATTCATGTTGTTGCAATCTGTCACAGTAATACTATCTGAgcagaatctgttttttttattaattgggTCCAGAAAGTTAATCTGTATTTAGTAaattctcttaaagaaaaaagcaaaaaacaaaccacaaacatATGTTAAGACCTAGCACAAAAATACAGCTTTTAGTCACCAAATATATTCTAAACTCAATTCTTCTAAATCAAATTTCGAACCTTTTATATCAATACAAAGAATTCTAGTACAAACCaaaaacatattaatttttttcacctttgaaCAAAATATGCTAGTAGGACAAATGACTGTACTTACATGTGGAAGGAGGTGTAAAAAAGCATCACCACTCAACGTCCCAACGGCCAGTGCCACAAGGAAACTTAGGAGAAATTTGAAAAACACCCGATTCATGAGAGGCACTAAGATAACGCCAAGCAAAGACAGGAAACTGATGATGGAAATGGCTATGAAGCCACCAACCCAGGCTGTCAAATAAAACACAGCAACAGAAAAATTATACAATTGATAAGCTTTAAAAGAGTGGCATAAAGCAACTTGTCAAAGCAAGTTGCAACTCAGTGAATGGGGCTGTGGCAATAGAGCAATAACCAAGAAATCTGGTGCTGGCAACAAATGAACAATCTGATTGAACCCTCCTGGTAAAGTGCAGAAGTCTGGTGGAAAGTTCTTCAGATGGgagtgagaagagaaaatggTTACCAATGATGAATTCTAGATGATTTGGGAAGTGGACTCCCATATAGTTAAATTAtggaagagagaagagttttttttttttttaaaaaaaaaaggaaaagaaaagaaaaaagaatgaaagaaaccgAGAATTCAATAATTTCCTCAGTAAACAAAGCAATTATTTATTTACCATAGTTTTTGAGTAACACGGGTCTACACTATAGCAGAACTTATCCTAGTTTCATTTATTAATAAGAACATGCCAGAATTAGGCTCCTAAACAGTGGGTATTAACTTTGACCTTCTGAAACAGTGTGACAACATATAAGAAGCCCAAATTTTAGAGGCCCTGATCTGCGGGATGGCCTCAGTTAtaatctcttttgtttttttttttctgaaggcaaGGCTAACCAGCCTGCTTTCTTCACATTCAAGGCAGAGAACAATGAAGATACTTGgaattatactaaaaaaatgaataggttaaaaaaaatgaataggttgATGTAAATGTAAGGAAAAGTACAGCATAAACTTAtctacttgaaattatttttatataaaaaaggcAACTCTACCTATTTGTAAAGAATAGGTCTTTGGAGgaatttcagctttcttttcacttgttGTATGTATCAGACATGATCTAGCGTCAATTTGATTGATGATGGCTGGGCAGAGATAGTTGAACTCCGTTGCATTCAGCATAGCCTGGATGCCCATGCCATGAGATGTAAGCAACTTTGACGCATTGAAACACTGCAAGAAACAAAGCAGTGAAAATTACCAAGAAGCATTCTCACTAGACAATCCAAAAAAGTTGTCTGATGATACAACCAACACCCTTTCCATACTGAcgctactttattttttcaagctaATGCATTAAAACCAACTTTTGTCTTGAGTACTTCGGAACTTGCCTCAAGTTCCCTTGAGATACTATGTCACAATGGTGATATCCCACctcttctgcctgtttcttcttGGGGGAAGCAGTTAAATTGCTACTAATCTAGACAGAAAGCCCCGAGTGGAATAACCTTGAGGATAAATGGACATTCACAAGCCTGTTAACTCATTGTATAAACCTATTAAGGAAATGAGCTTTAATTTTGAGATGGAGTTCATTAGAGATTGAGAAATATGTTGTTTTAGTACCAACGCTACCCTATGTGGCCTAAACAAGCCCAAGACACATCACTCTTCCAGCAATGACTGTACTTGCAATACTTAGATCAGGTCTGTACACTTGGCAAACTCTATAAACCTGGCAAAATATCTACGAGAGAATATTAAATTAGGTAAATTACTCTTGTGGAGGGCAAGGCTGGTTAATAAAACAAACTTGTACCAGCAGGCAGCTATTTCAACTTAATTAGATGACAAGCTTAGTTTGAAGAGAATTCCCTCTAGGGAATCTAAGCTCCcctttttaccaaaaaaaaaaaaaaaaaaaaaaaaaaaaaaaaaaattggcagtaGCCTGTTTCTCATCTTctgtaaagttattttaaattctcatagTTCTTGGCCAAAACTACTCAGGAAAAACTTTATTACCGGTGTCACAATGGGAATGACCATTAGGATTATTTAGGAATTGGTACAGTCCTAAGATGACTTGAATGAAGAACTCTTTAAGTTCTGCCTATTAATGCATACCAACTAATTCCTTGTTCTTGACATCTCTCAGCCAAGGAAAACTGTGTACAGTCTGGATGTCTAGTCTAGGAAAAACACATGAATTCAGAACCTCCTTGCCCAGACTTTTAGATTGTCCAGCACATGATACTTAGCTGCTCCAGTTTCAGCACTCCATAAGTCATTGAAATTTCTCTTCCAAAAAGGTAACACTATTGTTCTTCATGCCTTCTTTTGTGCCTTCAACCACACCTTTCTCTAAAACATGGGATTCTaactcctgctttttttttatctcattttctacttttcattaaCAATATTCaccttttaaagactttatccaAAACTAACCTTGACTACTGCTTTCCACatgcattttaaatatcataCTAGAAAATAGTTTCAGCTGCCAGCAACATTCTTACTGATCCCCCAAATTTTGTATCAGAAAGGTTTACAACATAGCAGGGACAAGGGCCTTTGGGCCAAGTGTCtggatgagaaagaagaaataacgTCTCTTTTCAATAAcgtcatcattttatttttactatatactCCGTGCAACTAAAGATAAAAGGTGATGGACAAACAAGCAGGCATAACGAAAAGCATTCATCTTACCTCCTGAGTATTCTCATTTGTGTTTCTGGAATACATAAAGCCTTTTCTGGGCTCACTCAcagattcatttgttttcttactggTCAGCCGGCTCACTCGGCTTTTTTCTGTGATACTGGGTGGTGTGGAACTGCTCACATCTTTGGGGAAAAGTTTTCCAGGTTTTGGAGTGTCTATTGTCTCTAGAAAGTGAGTTCCTTCAGAGACAGCATTATACACAGTTGAGGTCACTTCACTAGCAGTAACACCATCCTTGATTAAAACATTCCTTTTACCATTGGCATGCTCTGATCGGTGAGATCCTTTCCCCTGGCTGTTTCTGGGATCCTTACCCAAACTATCAGATTCATGGTCTGGACAAAGAGCTTTCCGATTATTTTTATTGGAAGCAGCATGATTACGGTGAGAGTGGTGATCATGGTCGGAGTGATGGTCATGGTCATGGtgtatatggatttttttaaccTTATCTATGCCTATATTCTGAAGCAATTTTCTGAATCCTTCAACTGACAAGGAATTATTTTCTCCATAGCGGTGGAAAAGCTGCTGTAGATGATGTCGTCGTGTGGTAACTGCCAAGTCAACGTTAATGCCAGATTCCCaatttgtaataattttctcAGTGGTCTGAGGGAAAGCAGTTGCTGGTTCTAGTTCATGAAGGGGATTTGTGACTGACAGGGTGAAGGTCAGAATCAAGATTACAGATAAATTCCTCGCCATTGCACCTTCctagagaagacaaaaaaaaaatattcttgccttcacttttaaaacaaattaagaaatctTATGCTGAAAATCAATACTAATCAAGGTTTACAGAGCATCATTTAGTGTGACTGTGTAGTACTAcatgtgaaaatataaagaattacatatataaaggaaatatgaAGAATCCCAGGCTCCTCTACCCTTGCATTGCTAAAATACGTGCAACTATAGGATAGTTGAGTGCTGAGACCATAATTAGCACTGCAAATTAACAGTAATTCAGAAATTGGATATTCATGTGGTCACAGCCATACTTGGCAAATTACTGCTCTGTGGACCCTCAAAAGGGATCATCAGGTAAGAACAAGGATTCAACACAAAACGCAACTAGCCCCCCCCCCATCATTGTTCATAGGataatcttttaatatataaaaaagtagaaatggtaatatcaaaataattcacatttgaaactttttttttttaactatgtacAAATCAATTTGAGGCCTCTTCCCCCCATCCCACTCCTCAAAGGTACCTAGTTTTGCCAGTCTCTTGTATATCCCTTAGGATATTTTCTATGCATACTCAAGTAGATGTGTCCTTTTTCCCCACTCAACAATTGACACTTTTTGGGTCAGTACTTATATTGATCTCATTCTCTTGAATGACTGCAAAATAACATCCTTTGAAGTAAATTAAACATCCTAGAAAAAACTGTATCATTCTTATGTAGCTGTAAAACAGTGAAAATTTTATCACAGACTATCATCACTCATCCACACAATAGTGTTTGGAACCAGAGGCCTACACTCCAAAGAGAAGAATCAAGTTgagccttggggtgcctggctggctcagtcagcggAGCTCGGGGGTCCTGATATTGGGGTTGTAGGGTTGagcccacactgagtgtagagattacttaaaaataagacctttaaaagagtaaaaaaataaagagcccaCTTTGCATGTATAAAAATACCAAGGTGAGTCTTGAAAAACAGAGCTCAGTTAAATACAGAAGTTATAGTCCAGATAAGTGGATGAACTGGTATCTCAGGACCCCTTAGATGTCTAGCACCAAGGAAGGACGTGATTGTGACCAAATTCACCTGCCTTCAGCCGAAGAAGCTAGGGGTTGGGTTCCGGAGCCAGGGAGCAAGGACGGGGCAACCTAGATGTACGACTTTCAGCTGTTTCCTGCACCAGGAAAAGCTGGTAATGATACATATGTGACGGATGACTTGAGAAACCACACGAACGAAAGCCTGTGCAGGTGCTCCATAACTGTCATTTGTTGCACACTGCTGCTTATCATACCGGGAGCCCTGGAAAATAGAAGTATGACTACCACAGGGCTAGTCTCCTGAAGGAAGAATGATCAGGGCCCGAAGTTTTGGTAATTCAGTTAATAATATGCAGAAGAGAAAGATTAAGAAATCATtcgtaggagagggagagagagagagagagagagagagagggagggagggaggcaaggagCGGGGTGGGTGGGGACGGACACAGACGGATGGTTCAGCGGGAAGCTCCAAGCTTTTCTCCAGGGAGGATGCTTAGGGCGGTCGCGGACCGGGCGATCTTCCCGGCAAATCAGCACgtgtggaagaaaaaagaaagccgaAGGGCAAGGGCCTGGAAAAAGGGGCGAGtggagaaaatgggaaagaggACACAAAACCGCTTCcaaaggctttttgtttttagacaCGACAGTGCCTTCTTCGAATAGGAGGTGAACAGGACAGGCTGTTTCCTCCTAAAGTCCTTCCTTCGCTGGACCCCGAAGCCCAACCATGCCCGCGCAAGCCCGGCCTCCACTGCCCCCTCCCGAAGCTGCGGGACTCACCTCTCCGCGGCCTCGCCGtcccgcggcccggccccgcgcgccgGCTCGGTGCCCCGCGGGCGGTCCGGAGGGCTCGGAACCGGTCCGTGCTTCTCTCTGAGAAACCTCTACAGGGCGCGGAGAGGCGGCGGTCTCATCGGCCCGGCTGCCCCTCGGCCGGGGTGCCGCCGCGCAGCCACGGGGAAGCCGCGCCCcacgcgccgcgccgcgccgcgcctcgcctcgcctcgcctcccgGGAGCAGGAGGACAATTACTAATTACCGCCGCGCGCAGCGCGCCGCCGCGAACCACCGCCTCCGCCGGCCATGACTGCGGGGCATGCGCAGTGCGACCCGGGACCCCGTCCGCGACGGGCGGATCCGCGCGTCCGTCTGTTCGCCGGCGCCAGGGGGCTCgcagcagcggggaggggcgAAGGCGCGGTTAGTGGGCTCCGAGCGCCGACACCAGCGAGCCGGGGGCCCTGCGCGGCTGTGTCCTCAGGCTCCGCCACCCCGCTCTGGGAGCCTGGCCGTGAGAGGCAGCGGGACGTTCCTG contains:
- the SLC39A6 gene encoding zinc transporter ZIP6 isoform X2 codes for the protein MARNLSVILILTFTLSVTNPLHELEPATAFPQTTEKIITNWESGINVDLAVTTRRHHLQQLFHRYGENNSLSVEGFRKLLQNIGIDKVKKIHIHHDHDHHSDHDHHSHRNHAASNKNNRKALCPDHESDSLGKDPRNSQGKGSHRSEHANGKRNVLIKDGVTASEVTSTVYNAVSEGTHFLETIDTPKPGKLFPKDVSSSTPPSITEKSRVSRLTSKKTNESVSEPRKGFMYSRNTNENTQECFNASKLLTSHGMGIQAMLNATEFNYLCPAIINQIDARSCLIHTTSEKKAEIPPKTYSLQIAWVGGFIAISIISFLSLLGVILVPLMNRVFFKFLLSFLVALAVGTLSGDAFLHLLPHSHASHHHSHSHEESAMEMKRGPLFSHLSSQNIEESTYFDSTWKGLTALGGLYFMFLVEHVLTLIKQFKDKKKKNQKKPETDDDVEIKKQLSKYESQLSTNEEKVDAEDRPEGYLRADSQEPSHFDSQQPAILEEEEVMIAHAHPQEVYNEYVPRGCKNKCHSHFHDTLGQSDDLIHHHHDYHHILHHHHHQNHHPHSHSQRYSREELKDAGIATLAWMVIMGDGLHNFSDGLAIGDFAVLLKAGMTVKQAVLYNALSAMLAYLGMATGIFIGHYAENVSMWIFALTAGLFMYVALVDMVPEMLHNDASDHGCSRWGYFFLQNAGILLGFGIMLLISIFEHKIVFRINF
- the SLC39A6 gene encoding zinc transporter ZIP6 isoform X1, with protein sequence MARNLSVILILTFTLSVTNPLHELEPATAFPQTTEKIITNWESGINVDLAVTTRRHHLQQLFHRYGENNSLSVEGFRKLLQNIGIDKVKKIHIHHDHDHHSDHDHHSHRNHAASNKNNRKALCPDHESDSLGKDPRNSQGKGSHRSEHANGKRNVLIKDGVTASEVTSTVYNAVSEGTHFLETIDTPKPGKLFPKDVSSSTPPSITEKSRVSRLTSKKTNESVSEPRKGFMYSRNTNENTQECFNASKLLTSHGMGIQAMLNATEFNYLCPAIINQIDARSCLIHTTSEKKAEIPPKTYSLQIAWVGGFIAISIISFLSLLGVILVPLMNRVFFKFLLSFLVALAVGTLSGDAFLHLLPHSHASHHHSHSHEESAMEMKRGPLFSHLSSQNIEESTYFDSTWKGLTALGGLYFMFLVEHVLTLIKQFKDKKKKNQKKPETDDDVEIKKQLSKYESQLSTNEEKVDAEDRPEGYLRADSQEPSHFDSQQPAILEEEEVMIAHAHPQEVYNEYVPRGCKNKCHSHFHDTLGQSDDLIHHHHDYHHILHHHHHQNHHPHSHSQRYSREELKDAGIATLAWMVIMGDGLHNFSDGLAIGAAFTEGLSSGLSTSVAVFCHELPHELGDFAVLLKAGMTVKQAVLYNALSAMLAYLGMATGIFIGHYAENVSMWIFALTAGLFMYVALVDMVPEMLHNDASDHGCSRWGYFFLQNAGILLGFGIMLLISIFEHKIVFRINF